A stretch of the Mustelus asterias unplaced genomic scaffold, sMusAst1.hap1.1 HAP1_SCAFFOLD_3264, whole genome shotgun sequence genome encodes the following:
- the LOC144490429 gene encoding uncharacterized protein LOC144490429 isoform X2, whose translation MQKTGAHIELSLAKDQGLSIMVTGKLDSVMKARKEIVARLQTQASATVTIPKEHHRFVIGKNGEKLQELELKTATKINIPRPDDPSNQIKITGTKEGIEKSRHEILLISAEQDKRAVERMNLEKAFHPFIAGAYNKVVQEIMQETGARINIPPPSINKDEIFISGEKDPVAQARNRIRKIYEEKEEVVRSGGRQKERTGRGRGRGRARLRALLSGEEAIVGRGTAAKAATGDPGGIDDGGTEEEASQDLEAPPRSEEEEVKAGSRSGAPSPLELPDAANQSASDPPPVAEPEAAPTCHGTSAASGREPGRREGVAPSWRAGPGTGSATREPEEEDRAYEERLTGAHDRVLGALHRLPESLSTVTRSVEESNSRLAQSFRESSRLVLAGVERVATSLGPAATERLIADLTAAVAAQTASIASLGAAVEAQTAALRVQTAAIAALDATVHGGFQGVAAGAQRAVRQIGEAPARESSSGVRGNCAGAPASGSVPSMPVELTTQALDAGPSKPKDIRGGPARGSEASPSGDQ comes from the exons CAGAAGACGGGAGCCCACATTGAGCTGTCCCTGGCCAAGGACCAGGGCCTGTCCATCATGGTGACCGGCAAGCTGGATTCTGTCATGAAGGCACGGAAGGAAATCGTGGCTCGGCTCCAGACCCAG GCTTCAGCTACCGTCACCATCCCGAAGGAACACCATCGCTTTGTCATCGGCAAGAACGGAGAGAAGCTGCAGGAGCTCGAGTTGAAGACGGCGACAAAAATCAACATCCCCCGCCCTGACGACCCCAGCAACCAGATTAAAATCACCGGGACGAAGGAAGGCATCGAGAAGTCTCGACACGAGATCCTGCTAATCTCTGCTGAACAG GATAAGCGGGCTGTCGAGAGGATGAACCTGGAGAAGGCCTTCCACCCCTTCATCGCTGGGGCTTACAACAAAGTGGTTCAGGAGATCatgcaggaaactggagctcggATCAACATCCCTCCTCCCAGCATCAACAAGGACGAGATCTTCATTTCCGGCGAGAAGGACCCCGTGGCTCAGGCAAGAAACCGCATCAGGAAGATTTACGAGGAGAAG GAGGAGGTGGTGCGTAGCGGGGGGCGGCAGAAGGAGCGAACCGGACGAGGACGAGGAAGAGGACGCGCCCGTTTGCGAGCTTTACTGTCTGGTGAGGAGGCAATCGTGGGAAGGGGCACCGCTGCAAAGGCGGCCACGGGGGACCCTGGAGGGATCGATGATGGCGGGACCGAGGAAGAAG CATCCCAAGACCTGGAAGCACCCCCCCGCTCCGAGGAGGAGGAAGTCAAAGCGGGAAGCAGGAGCGGAGCCCCGTCGCCCCTCGAGCTTCCGGACGCGGCCAACCAGTCGGCGAGCGACCCCCCGCCCGTTGCGGAGCCAGAGGCGGCACCCACGTGCCACGGGACGTCGGCGGCAAGCGGGCGGGAGccggggcggagagagggggtggcGCCCAGCTGGAGGGCGGGGCCGGGCACTGGCTCCGCCACCCGGGAGCCAGAAGAGGAGGACCGGGCCTACGAGGAGAGGCTGACGGGTGCCCACGACCGAGTGCTGGGTGCCCTGCACCGCCTGCCCGAGAGTCTGAGCACCGTGACCAGGAGCGTGGAGGAGTCCAACTCCCGACTGGcgcagagcttcagggagagctCCAGGCTGGTCCTCGCCGGCGTGGAGCGGGTGGCCACCTCCCTAGGCCCCGCCGCCACGGAGCGCCTGATAGCCGACCTCACGGCAGCCGTCGCGGCGCAGACCGCGTCCATTGCCAGCCTGGGCGCCGCCGTGGAGGCGCAGACCGCCGCCCTGCGGGTCCAGACAGCCGCCATCGCGGCCCTGGACGCCACCGTCCACGGGGGATTCCAGGGCGTGGCGGCGGGCGCCCAGCGCGCCGTCCGGCAGATCGGCGAGGCGCCAGCCCGGGAGAGTAGCAGTGGCGTCAGGGGCAACTGCGCCGGGGCCCCTGCCTCTGGGTCGGTGCCCTCGATGCCCGTCGAGCTGACAACCCAGGCCCTCGATGCTGGCCCTTCAAAGCCCAAAGACATCCGGGGTGGCCCAGCAAGAGGTTCCGAGGCCTCCCCGTCTGGAGACCAGTAG